CGTCATCGAAGGCTATGATGCCGCCACCAAGTCGCGGCTGTTGAAGGGCATGACCCGCGTCGTCCGTTCCGTCATGGCCGCCCCGCCGGATGGCGTCGTCACCATCCTGCGCGAGGTCTCGCCGAGCGCCTATGCCCGTGGCGGCGTCTCGCGCGTGCCCGGACCGCCGCTGCCGCCGGCGACCGAGGTCGCCGCCCAGCTCGCGGAAGCGCTCGCAAAGGGCGACGCAACTGCGGCTTCGACGCTGGTGACCGAGGATTTCATCGCCGTGGACAGCGAGGGGCGCAGCACCGGACTCACCGATGCCCTAGCGGCCGCACAGCAGGCCGGCAAGCGCTACGAGAGCTTCGTTGAAGCGCTGACGGACGACGGCAGCCTCGTCTTCGCCCATGGGACGCTCGCCAGCGGAAAGCGCTTTATTGACCGCTTCCGGCTGGCCGGGCCAGTGATCGCCGAACAGGTGAGCTGGTAAGGCCATGGCGCAGGTTCGCCCCACCGGCGAGGCGGCCGTCCGAGAGAGCGCCGATGTGGTCATCATCGGCGCCGGTGCCGCCGGCCTGTGCGCGGCCCTCGCAGCTCGCGACGCAGGCGCCTCGGTGATCGTGCTGGAGCGCGACGCGGCGCCCTCCGGCAATACCGCGCTGACGCTCGGCATGCTGCCGGGCGCCGGCACCCGTTTCCAACGCGAGAAGGGCATCGAGGACAGTCCCGAACTCTTCCTCGCAGACATCATGAAGAAGGCCAAGGGCGAGACCGACGAGGCGCTGGCGCGGGCTGTCGCCGAGGCCTCCGGCCCGGCCGTGGAATGGCTGGTCGACGCTCACGGCGTCAGTTTCGAGCTGCTCGACGATATCCTCTATCCCGGCCATTCCCGCCATCGCTACCACGTCCCCAAAAGCCGGACAGGCACGGAAATGGAGGAGGGGTTGCTGGCGGCGGCGCGCAAGGCCGGCGCGGTCCTCATCACCTCCGCGACGGTCGAGACGCTCTATGCCGACAGCGATCGCCGTGTGACGGCCGTGGGCTACCGTGATGCCGAGGGCGCCGAGCAGATCATCGGCTGCCGGGCGCTGGTGCTGGCCACCGGCGGCTACGGCGCCGACCCCGCTGTCGTTGCCCGGCACATCCCCGAGATGGCCGAGGCCGTCTATTGCGGCCACGACGGCAGCCAGGGCGAAGCGCTCGACTGGGGCGAGGCTCTCGATGCCGCGACGGCGGATCTCGGCGGCTATCAGGGCCACTGCGTCGCCAACGGCCCGAAGCTGCCGCTGACATGGGCGCTCGTGATCCGCGGCGGCTTCCAGGTGAACCGCGATGGCGAACGCTTCTCGAACGAGATGAGCGGCTATTCCGAGCAGGCCTCCGCCGTGCTCGCCCAGCCCGAGGGCACGGCCTGGACGATCTACGACCGGCGCTGCGAGGAGCCGGCGCTCACATTCCAGGATTATCACCGCGTCCTGGAGAGAAACGCCGTCGTTACCGCCGAAACCGTGGACGAACTGGCTGACGCCATCGGCGTGCCGCGCGCAGCGCTCAAGGCGCGCTTCGCGGAGGTGGCTGCTTACGCCTCGGGCGAGGCGCCGGACCCCTTCGGCCGCGACTTCACGGGCAACCCGCCGCTCAAGGCGCCCTATCTCGCGGCGAAAGTGCGGGGCGCGCTCTTTCACACCCAGGGCGGGCTCGCCGTCGACACCGAGGCGCGCGTGCTCGGCCGCGATGGCGCGCGCCTGCCCAATCTCTTCGCCGCCGGCGGTGCCGCCCGTGGACTCTCAGGCCCCTCGTCCTGGGGCTATCTCGGGGGCAATGGCCTTCTGACCGCCGTCGTGCTCGGCCGCTTCGCGGGCGCGGGCGCGGCGCGGCTCTCGTCATAATTTCAGGGAGATCAATCCATCATGGCCAGGGTACTGGTGATCGTGCCGTTTCCGATGGATGCGGGCAATCTCGAAAAGCGCAAGGCGCAGCTCAGCGCCGTGAAGCTCGGTCCGGATATCGAATTTGACTTCAAGCCGGTGCGTATCGCGCCCGTCAACTACGTCAGCCAGCAGGATTCCGTTCTCGCCGACATCGGAATGCTTGAAGCTGGGCTTCAGGCCGAGGCCGACGGTTATGACGCAGTCTGCATCGACACCGTCAGCGATTCCGGCATGGCGCAACTACGCTCCGTGCTCAACATCCCTGTCATAGGCGCGGGCCGCCATGCCATGCTCACCGCCCTGATGCTAGGCGACCGCTTCTCCATCCTCGCGATGTGGGACCGCTGGCGCCATCTCTACGCCAAGACTTTGGCCGAGCTCGGCCTTGGCGCCAAATGCGCCTCGGTGCGCTCCGCCGGCTTGCAGCCCAACAACCAGAGCCTGCTCGCCGGCAAGGAGGATGAATTCTTCCCCGCGCTCTACGACGCAGCCATGCGCTGTGTGGAGGAGGACGGCGCTGATGTCATCATCCTCGGCTCCACTACCATGCATGAGGCGCATGCCTATCTCGCCGAGCGCTTGCCGGTTCCGATCATCAATCCGGGGCCGCTGACCTACCGTCTCGCCGAGACGGCGATCCGGCTGAAGCTCAGCCACAGTCGCATCACCTTTCCATCGCCGGCAGCCCCAGCGACCGCGCGCCTTGCCGCCATGGGCGATGCCGCAGCGAGTGTTTGAGGAGAGAGCGATGTCCCGCATCCTGATGATTGTCGCCGCCGACCGCGCCGCCCCGCTCAGCGGTGAGGCCGAGGTCGAGCTCCGCGTGGCGCCCGGTATCCCGGCCGCGCCGATCAGCGCGCATGACTGGGCGCTTGCCGATCTCGCGGTTCTCGCCGCCGGGCAGAACGCCGAGGCGGAAGGCTTCAGCGCAGTCTGTGTCGGCGAGCCCGGTGATTTCGGCGCCAACGCGCTGCGTTCCGTGCTCGACATTCCCGTTGTCGCCGCCGGCCGCAGCGCCATGCTCTATGCCCTGACGCTCGGCGCGCGCTTCGGCATCATCGCGCCGCCGTCCGGCTATACCCGCGCCAAGAAGCTGGCGCAGGAATATGGCCTCAGCCTCCAATGCACTGGCGTGCGCGCCTATGCGGAAACGGCGACCGAGGGCGCGATCCTCACGGCCGCCAAAATGGCGATCGACGAGGATGGCGCAGAGGTGCTCGTGCTCGGTGAGCCGGTATCTCCGGAAATGAGCGCGCGGCTAGCGTCGGCGCTTCCTGTGCCACTGGTGGAGCCGGCCTCATTGTCCGTGATGCTGGCGGAAAGCTTTCTTGGTCTCGGTCTTGGCCAAAGCCGCCGCACCTATCCCGTGCCGCAGGCGCGCAAGCCGGACCTGATCGCAAAGCTCATCGCCGCAGGAGAGGGCGCGTGACCGGGCTCACAGACCAGCTTCAACCTGTCGCGACCCAGCCGTCGGACAAGGCAAGGGCGCTCGCCGCGCTTGCCTTGTCGCTGAGACTCGCGGACGTGCCCGCCGGGGTCCTCCATCACGCCAAGCTTATCGTGCGCGACACGCTGGGTGTCATGCTCGGCGGCTCGCAGCTGCCGGAAATCCGCAATCTGGCGCGCCTCGCACCGATGCTCGCGCCTGGCAAGGCATCGCTCTTCGGGACAGACCTGACAGCCGCAAGCCACATCGCGGCGCTCGTCAATGGCGCGGGCGGCGTCTCCTTGGAGCTCGACGAGGGTAACCAGTTCGCCGTCAACCACCCCGGTGTGCACATCATTCCCGGCCTTTGGGCTTTAGCGGAAGAGGAGGGCGCTTCGGGTGCGGACTTTCTCGAGGCGGTCATCACCGGCTACGAGATTGCCGTGCGCATCGGCCGCGCCACGAAGCTGCGCGGCCCGGTGCACCCCTTCGGCACCCATGCCATCGTGGGCACAGCGGTCGGCGCCGCGCGGCTGATGGGCTTCGACGCGGCGATGACGGCGCGCACCATCGAGCTGGCGGCAGGGCTGCCGATCGCCTCCTCGCAGATGGCGGCGAATACCGGCGCCTCGGTGCGCAATCTGTTCACCGGCTTCACCAATCACAACGGCTTGCTCGCTCCGCGCTTCGTGCGAGCCGGCTTCTGCGGCGAACCGGGCGCGCTCGCGAGCGTCTTCGGCGCTATTCTGGGTGAGCGCTTCGAACTCGATGTCGAGCCGCGTTTCACCGAGTTCTTTCTGACGCGCAATTATTTCAAGATCTACGCCTGCAGTCGCTGGAACCATGCGCCCATCGAGGCAGCGCGTGACATGCGCGTTACTTACGACCTGAAGCCGTCCGATATCGCGTCCGTAACGGTCCACACCTACGATCCGGCGACCCGGCTTGGCGGTAACACGGTTGCGAACGCATATGCGGCGAAGCATTCGATTGCTTTCAACGTGGCCGTGCAGCTCATGCACGGCAGCAATGACGCGGGCGTTTACACCGACGCCATCGTTCATGATCCCGCGATGGTGGCGCTCATCGAAAAGGTCGGCGTCAAGGAAGACCCTGCTCTGACCGCGCTCCTGCCCGGCGTCCGGGCGGCACGCGTCGAGATCACGCTCAAGTCTGGCGAAACCTATTCGGCCCGGTCCGACGTACCGATCGGCGGGTTTGACAATCCGCTTCCCGAAGCGGAGCTTCGTGCCAAGTTCCGTCGCCTCGCTGGCCTCGCCCTTCCGGAGGAGGCGATCGACAGTCTGGAGCGAATGGTCGCCAGCCTGGAGACGGCCGAGCGGATCGAGGCGATCTGAGGCTTCCGCAAGATGCCCCGCTCGCTGCTGTCCTGCTCCGCTGCCGACGGCGCATCACGCGTGGCTACGCCACCAGGGTTGTGCGGCGCTGCATGGCGTCGCACCTATGGTGTGAAAGGCAACAGGGAGACGGACCATGGACATCAGAAGGAGCGGGTCTCAACCGTCCGGAAAAGGGCCGGACGAGTATTTCACCGGCGCGGTTCGCATCGATCCACTGCTCAGTCCGCCGGAGCCGGCCCGTGTCGCGGGGGCCCTCGTCACCTTCGAGCCCGGGGCGCGGACGGCTTGGCATACGCATCCGCTGGGACAGACGCTGATTGTCGTGTCCGGCTGTGGCTGGGCCCAACGCGAGGGCGGCCCGATCGAGGAAATTCGCCCGGGTGACGTGGTCTGGTTCCCGCCCGGCGAAAAGCATTGGCATGGCGCCACGCCAACGACGGCCATGAGCCATATCGCCATCCAGGAGAAGCTCAACGGCTCGCCTGTGGACTGGATGGAGCATGTCACGGACGCGCAATACCAGAAGTAGCGCCTGATGCTGGTTCCAGGGAAGCGCGGCAAATCAGAGCGAGAGCGAGCCCGCTCACGGCCAACGCCGGACGATGTGGTGTCCGCTCAGAAGCGGTAGGGAAGCAGGCGGTCTCTAGCCGGAACGTCCGACCAGATATCTTCGAGGCTCGCGAGAACCTCTTGGCCGTAGGCGGTGTAGGGGATTTCCACCGAGACTAGCCAAGGAGCGACCCATTTATTGAGGGGGCTTCCATCGATGCTGACGAGGGAACAGTCGCGGGGCACGTCGAGCCCGCGTTCGAGGGCACGTCGGCGCACGCCATAGGCGATCTGGTCGCTCACGCAGAGGATCGCGTCCGGCATTTCTTCCGCAGAGAAGATCTGCTCCGCGGCTTCATAACCGACCTGCAGGTGCGATAGTCCCGCCCCGTCGCCTTGGATCACTGAGGCGGCCGGGCGGCCTCGCTCTGCCAGCCGATCCAGAAAGCCTGCAACACGGTCCCGCGTCGCGGAGGAGCCATGCCGGGGAAAGGCGACGGCGGGCGCACGCCTTCCGTCGTCGATGAAGCGATCCGCGACGGCCGCGCCCGCCCCGCGATCGTCGATTCCGACGAAGGGGCTCAGGCCCGAGGGGGCCCGGCGGGTCACGAAAACCATCGGCGCGCCTGCCGCGGAGAGCTCCGCCAGCCCCTTACTCGGCACAGAGGCAACCATGACGAAACCGCGAACGAGCTGTGCGCGCAATGCTCGCAGGTAGTCGTCCTGAAGGTCGGCGCGGTCGTGGGTGTCACACAGCATCATGACATAGCCGGCGCTTCGCAGCGCCGCCTCCGTCGATGAAGCGATTGTGGCCATCGCCGGGTTGTCGAGATTGGCGACGAGCATCCCGACGACCTGGCTCTCACGCCGGCGCAGGGCACGGCCAACGGGGTTCGGCCGATAACCGACGGCTTCGATGGCATCGCGGACGCGGGCGACGGTCGCTGCCGATGCCCGGCGCGTTTCGCCGTTCACGATCCGCGAAACCGTGGAGACCGACACGCCCGCCCGCGCGGCGACCGTCGCGAGTGATACCTCTTCCGGCATTATCCTCCTCGAATCTCTGGAATCCGTTGTTTCATCCGAGCCGGTGCTTGTCGAGTGCGTAGACGAGGCATTGACAGTTTTGGCAAACGTTTGCCAAATGGCGATAAGGGGCCAAACACGGCCCGAAGCACTTGCTCATTCGGCCCGCATTCTGGCCGGCGTGCGTGAGCAGCTTCAACGGCGACGGTCGCCGCGCCGAACGGCACAGGGAGGAAAACGACCATGCGCTTCATCACATCGCTCACATTGGCATTATTGTCGGCCGCGGCTGTCGTTGGGCCGGCGCAGGCGCAGACCGCGACCATCCGCATGACTTGGTATTCGGATGGCAACGAAGGCGAGGTGATCTCCGATCTGCTCAAGCGCTTCGAAGAGCAGAACAAGGACATCAAGGTCGTTCTCGACCAGGTTCCGTTCAAGGCGATCAACGAGACGCTGCCGGTGCAGGTGGCTTCCGGGCAAGGGCCTGACATCGCTCGCGTCGTCGATATGGGCGGCCTGTCGCGCTACTATCTTGACATGCGCCCGTATCTGAAGGACGCCGCCTATTGGGACCAGAATTTCGGGCCCTTCCTGGAGTGGATGCGCCCCGCGGGCGATACGCAGTCCATCCCCGGTTTCATGACGCAGCTCACCGTCACCGGCCCGTTCGTCAACAAGACGCTGTTTGATCAAGCGCAGGTGCCCATGCCCGGCGACAAGGCAACCTGGGAGGATTGGGCCAAGGCGACGAAGGACGTGGCCGCGAAGGTGCAGGTGCCGTTCCCGATCGCGCTGGACCGGTCTGGCCACCGCTTCTACTCGCTGGCGATGTCGCAGGGCACCAAGGTCTTCGGCAGCAACGGCGAGCCCGAGGTGGTGGACGAGGGCTTCAAGCGTGCAGCCCAGCTCGTCTATGACTGGCACGCCTCCGGTGTGATGTCGAAGGAGCTGTGGGGCTCGGTCTCTGGCACGGCCTATCGCGGCGCCAACGACGAGTTCAAGAACGCCCAGGTCGTGATGTACCTGTCCGGCTCCTGGCAGACGAGCCAGTTCGACAAGACCGTCGGCGACGCCTTCGACTGGGTTGTGGTGCCAAATCCGTGCGGGCCGGGCGGATGCAGCAGCATGCCAGGCGGGGCCGGACTGGTGGCTTTCAAGACGACCCAGCACCCCAAGGAAGTCGCCCGGCTGATGGACTATCTGGCGAGCGAGCCGGTCCTGTCGGAGTTCTATTCGCGCACGCTGTTCGTCCCCGGCCATCTCGGGCTGGCGAAGAAGGGCGTCGCGTATCCCTCCGCGAGCCCGCAGGCCGCGGCGGCGTTGAAGACCTTCACCAAGAGCGCCAGCGAGATCTCGCCGCTTGCCTATCGGACGCAGGGCTATATCCATAGCCGCATCATCTTCAATGCGGTGATCAGCCGGCTGGGCCAGGCCATCGCCGGCGAAACGACGCTCGACGAGGCCTACAAGCGCATCACGGCCGATGTCGCGCAGCAGATCGCCGAACGGACGAAGAAGTAATAGCGGCGTGATGGCGGAGACTTCCACGCCCTCCGGGGAAAGGGACGGGCTGCGCGGCCGTGCCATGACGGCGCTCGGCGCGGTTGCGGGCGCCCTCGCCGCGTTGCCCCTGCGCCTCCTCGACGGGCCGATGAAGGCATGCCAGCGCCTCATCGGCGCGGGGCGCATGCCCTATGTCTTCCTCATCCCGAATTTCGTCTTCTTCGGCCTGTTCGTCTTCCTGCCGATCGCGATCAACGTGGTGTTCTCGGTCACCGGCGGCCCGGCGCTCTTTCCCTCCGAGCGGCCTTATGTCGGTGCCGGGCAATACGCTTATCTCTTCGACTGCGGCTCCTATCTCGACCCGAACACCTGTCGCGAGGATCACTTCTGGCGCGGCGTCGCCAATACGGCGAAATTCGTCGTGTTCCAGGTCTCGGCGATGGTGCTGTTTTCCCTGATCACCGCTCTCGTGCTCAACATGAAGATCAGGGGGCGCGGCTTTTTTCGCGCCGTGTATTTCTTTCCCGTCCTGCTGTCGCCGGTGGTCGTCGCGCTGATATGGAAATGGATCCTGCAGCGCGACGGGCTCCTCAATGCGGCGATCACCACGCTCGGCGGGGAGAAGATCCTGTTCTTCATCGACCCGAGCTGGGCGATGTTCTGGGCCGTCTTCGTGTCGGTCTGGGCCCATATGGGCTTCTATACACTGATATTGCTGGCCGGCCTCCAGGCGATACCGTCGGATCTCTATGAAGCGGCCGAGATGGATGCGACGCCCCGCTGGCGCGTCTTCCGCCGCATCACCCTGCCGCTGTTGTGGCCGAACATGATCGTCGTGATCGTGCTCGCGCTCATCAAGGGCGTGCAGACCTTCGACGAGGTTTTCGTCCTCACCGGCGGCGGGCCCGGTACGGCAACCCTCATGGTCGTGCAATACATCTACGAAACGGCCTTTTCCAACCAGGTCCAGAATTTCGGCCTCGCGGCGGCGGCCTCGGTCGTGCTCGGCCTCGTGCTGTTCCTGCTGACCCTGGCGCAACTCGTCCTGGCGCGGCGGAAGGAGAGCTGAGATGACGGCAGTTTCCCTCTCCGGGCTAGCAGGACGGCGCCGCGGCGGGCGCGGCGCCCCGCTCCACTGGACGGATATCGCGGCCTACGCCTATCTCGCGCTGGGCGTCCTCCTCATGTTCGGCCCCGTGGCGTGGCTGGTACTGTCATCCTTCAAGACGCAAAGCGCGCTTCTCGAATTTCCGCCCTCGCTCCTGCCGTTCACGCAGCAGGAGATCAGCGTGCCCGGCCAGCCGCAGCCGTTGCCGTTGTTCCGCGTCACCTTGCCGGATGGTTCCGTGCGGGAGCTCGTGCAGGTGCGACGCATCGGGATCATGGCGCAGATGGTGGATCCGAAGGATCCCTCGCAGCGGTTCAGCATTCCGATCGACAAGCGCGAACCCGTGCGCAAGGTCGCCTTTGCCGTGGAGAACTACACCGAGCCGCTGCAGCAGTTCGCCTTCCTGCGTTTTCTCGGCAATTCGGTCTTCGTGACGGTGGTGGCGACCCTGATCACGCTGCTCATCAACTCGATGGCGGCCTATGCGCTGGCGATCTACGAGTTCAAGGGCAAGGGCGCCGCGATGCTGGCGGTCATCGGGACGTTGATGATCCCGATCACCATCATCCTCGTGCCGGTCTATCTCGTCGTCACGGAGCTCGGGCTGGTCAATTCGCTCTGGGCGGTGATCCTGCCGGGCGCGGCGACGCCGACCGGCGTGTTCCTGCTGCGCCAGTACATGCTGACCCTGCCGCGCGACCTGATCGAGGCCGCGCGCATGGACAAGGCCTCGGAATGGCAGATCTACTGGCGCATCGTCATGCCGCTCACGCTGCCGGCCTTGTCGGTGCTCGCGATCTTTTCCGTGATGTGGCGCTGGAACGAATTCCTCTGGCCGCTGGCCGTCCTGACCAAGACGGAGGTCTATACCCTGCAGATCGGGCTCAACGCCTTCCAGGGCGAATTGCAGACCCAGTGGCACTATCTCCTCGCGATGACCGTGGTGACGCTGATCCCCGTCACCCTCGTCTTCGTCTTCCTCCAGCGCCTCATCACGACGGGCATCGGCTCGACGGGGATGAAATGATGAACCGGGGCGTCTTTCATGGCTGAACTCAGGCTCGCCGGCGCACGTAAGTCCTTCGGTCCGGTGGACGTCCTGCACGGCATCGACCTTGCGGTAAAGGACGGCGAATTCGTCGTGTTCGTCGGCCCCTCGGGCTGCGGAAAGTCGACGCTCCTGCGCGTCATCGCGGGGCTGGAGACCGTCACGGACGGCGAGGTCTATATCGACGGCGCGCGTGTGACGGATCTGCCTGCCTCCGAGCGGGGGCTCGCCATGGTGTTCCAGTCCTATGCGCTCTATCCGCATATGAGCGTCAGGAAGAACATGGCCTTCGCGCTCGAGAACATGGGCATGAAGCCGGCCGAGATCGAGGCGCGGGTCAGCCGCGCGGCGACCATGCTGCGCCTCACCGACTATCTGGAGCGCAGGCCCAAGGCGCTGTCCGGCGGGCAGCGCCAGCGCGTCGCCATCGGCCGCGCGATCGTCCGCGACCCCAAGATCTTCCTGTTCGACGAGCCCCTGTCGAACCTCGACGCCGAGCTGCGCGTCGCGACCCGTAAGGAGCTCGCGGCGCTCCATGCCGAGATCGGCGGCACGATGATCTATGTCACCCACGACCAGGTGGAGGCCATGACCCTCGCCGATCGGATCGTCGTGCTCCGCGCCGGGCGCATCGAGCAGGTCGGCACACCGCTGGAGCTCTACAACAGCCCCTGCAACATCTTCGTCGCCGGCTTCATCGGCTCGCCGCGCATGAATCTTTTGCCGGCTACAGTGACGGGAGGCAACGACGGATCCATGCGCGTCAAGCTCGGCGACGGCGACATCGCCCTGCAGCATCCGGCTGCCGGCCTTGCCCCCGGGACGCCCCTGACCCTCGGCATCCGCCCCGAGCATATCGCGATAGCGGACGGG
This portion of the Chelatococcus sp. YT9 genome encodes:
- the ugpC gene encoding sn-glycerol-3-phosphate ABC transporter ATP-binding protein UgpC; protein product: MAELRLAGARKSFGPVDVLHGIDLAVKDGEFVVFVGPSGCGKSTLLRVIAGLETVTDGEVYIDGARVTDLPASERGLAMVFQSYALYPHMSVRKNMAFALENMGMKPAEIEARVSRAATMLRLTDYLERRPKALSGGQRQRVAIGRAIVRDPKIFLFDEPLSNLDAELRVATRKELAALHAEIGGTMIYVTHDQVEAMTLADRIVVLRAGRIEQVGTPLELYNSPCNIFVAGFIGSPRMNLLPATVTGGNDGSMRVKLGDGDIALQHPAAGLAPGTPLTLGIRPEHIAIADGEGDLALVVDLVEQLGGETFLYASAPGLPQITLRQDGQARLTRGDAIGIRFDPEHLHFFDEAGATLARP
- a CDS encoding extracellular solute-binding protein → MRFITSLTLALLSAAAVVGPAQAQTATIRMTWYSDGNEGEVISDLLKRFEEQNKDIKVVLDQVPFKAINETLPVQVASGQGPDIARVVDMGGLSRYYLDMRPYLKDAAYWDQNFGPFLEWMRPAGDTQSIPGFMTQLTVTGPFVNKTLFDQAQVPMPGDKATWEDWAKATKDVAAKVQVPFPIALDRSGHRFYSLAMSQGTKVFGSNGEPEVVDEGFKRAAQLVYDWHASGVMSKELWGSVSGTAYRGANDEFKNAQVVMYLSGSWQTSQFDKTVGDAFDWVVVPNPCGPGGCSSMPGGAGLVAFKTTQHPKEVARLMDYLASEPVLSEFYSRTLFVPGHLGLAKKGVAYPSASPQAAAALKTFTKSASEISPLAYRTQGYIHSRIIFNAVISRLGQAIAGETTLDEAYKRITADVAQQIAERTKK
- a CDS encoding cupin domain-containing protein, which produces MDIRRSGSQPSGKGPDEYFTGAVRIDPLLSPPEPARVAGALVTFEPGARTAWHTHPLGQTLIVVSGCGWAQREGGPIEEIRPGDVVWFPPGEKHWHGATPTTAMSHIAIQEKLNGSPVDWMEHVTDAQYQK
- a CDS encoding aspartate/glutamate racemase family protein gives rise to the protein MSRILMIVAADRAAPLSGEAEVELRVAPGIPAAPISAHDWALADLAVLAAGQNAEAEGFSAVCVGEPGDFGANALRSVLDIPVVAAGRSAMLYALTLGARFGIIAPPSGYTRAKKLAQEYGLSLQCTGVRAYAETATEGAILTAAKMAIDEDGAEVLVLGEPVSPEMSARLASALPVPLVEPASLSVMLAESFLGLGLGQSRRTYPVPQARKPDLIAKLIAAGEGA
- a CDS encoding sugar ABC transporter permease → MTALGAVAGALAALPLRLLDGPMKACQRLIGAGRMPYVFLIPNFVFFGLFVFLPIAINVVFSVTGGPALFPSERPYVGAGQYAYLFDCGSYLDPNTCREDHFWRGVANTAKFVVFQVSAMVLFSLITALVLNMKIRGRGFFRAVYFFPVLLSPVVVALIWKWILQRDGLLNAAITTLGGEKILFFIDPSWAMFWAVFVSVWAHMGFYTLILLAGLQAIPSDLYEAAEMDATPRWRVFRRITLPLLWPNMIVVIVLALIKGVQTFDEVFVLTGGGPGTATLMVVQYIYETAFSNQVQNFGLAAAASVVLGLVLFLLTLAQLVLARRKES
- a CDS encoding carbohydrate ABC transporter permease yields the protein MTAVSLSGLAGRRRGGRGAPLHWTDIAAYAYLALGVLLMFGPVAWLVLSSFKTQSALLEFPPSLLPFTQQEISVPGQPQPLPLFRVTLPDGSVRELVQVRRIGIMAQMVDPKDPSQRFSIPIDKREPVRKVAFAVENYTEPLQQFAFLRFLGNSVFVTVVATLITLLINSMAAYALAIYEFKGKGAAMLAVIGTLMIPITIILVPVYLVVTELGLVNSLWAVILPGAATPTGVFLLRQYMLTLPRDLIEAARMDKASEWQIYWRIVMPLTLPALSVLAIFSVMWRWNEFLWPLAVLTKTEVYTLQIGLNAFQGELQTQWHYLLAMTVVTLIPVTLVFVFLQRLITTGIGSTGMK
- a CDS encoding tautomerase family protein; translation: MPVVETTVIEGYDAATKSRLLKGMTRVVRSVMAAPPDGVVTILREVSPSAYARGGVSRVPGPPLPPATEVAAQLAEALAKGDATAASTLVTEDFIAVDSEGRSTGLTDALAAAQQAGKRYESFVEALTDDGSLVFAHGTLASGKRFIDRFRLAGPVIAEQVSW
- a CDS encoding aspartate/glutamate racemase family protein produces the protein MARVLVIVPFPMDAGNLEKRKAQLSAVKLGPDIEFDFKPVRIAPVNYVSQQDSVLADIGMLEAGLQAEADGYDAVCIDTVSDSGMAQLRSVLNIPVIGAGRHAMLTALMLGDRFSILAMWDRWRHLYAKTLAELGLGAKCASVRSAGLQPNNQSLLAGKEDEFFPALYDAAMRCVEEDGADVIILGSTTMHEAHAYLAERLPVPIINPGPLTYRLAETAIRLKLSHSRITFPSPAAPATARLAAMGDAAASV
- a CDS encoding LacI family DNA-binding transcriptional regulator, which encodes MPEEVSLATVAARAGVSVSTVSRIVNGETRRASAATVARVRDAIEAVGYRPNPVGRALRRRESQVVGMLVANLDNPAMATIASSTEAALRSAGYVMMLCDTHDRADLQDDYLRALRAQLVRGFVMVASVPSKGLAELSAAGAPMVFVTRRAPSGLSPFVGIDDRGAGAAVADRFIDDGRRAPAVAFPRHGSSATRDRVAGFLDRLAERGRPAASVIQGDGAGLSHLQVGYEAAEQIFSAEEMPDAILCVSDQIAYGVRRRALERGLDVPRDCSLVSIDGSPLNKWVAPWLVSVEIPYTAYGQEVLASLEDIWSDVPARDRLLPYRF
- a CDS encoding MmgE/PrpD family protein codes for the protein MTGLTDQLQPVATQPSDKARALAALALSLRLADVPAGVLHHAKLIVRDTLGVMLGGSQLPEIRNLARLAPMLAPGKASLFGTDLTAASHIAALVNGAGGVSLELDEGNQFAVNHPGVHIIPGLWALAEEEGASGADFLEAVITGYEIAVRIGRATKLRGPVHPFGTHAIVGTAVGAARLMGFDAAMTARTIELAAGLPIASSQMAANTGASVRNLFTGFTNHNGLLAPRFVRAGFCGEPGALASVFGAILGERFELDVEPRFTEFFLTRNYFKIYACSRWNHAPIEAARDMRVTYDLKPSDIASVTVHTYDPATRLGGNTVANAYAAKHSIAFNVAVQLMHGSNDAGVYTDAIVHDPAMVALIEKVGVKEDPALTALLPGVRAARVEITLKSGETYSARSDVPIGGFDNPLPEAELRAKFRRLAGLALPEEAIDSLERMVASLETAERIEAI
- a CDS encoding FAD-dependent oxidoreductase, whose translation is MAQVRPTGEAAVRESADVVIIGAGAAGLCAALAARDAGASVIVLERDAAPSGNTALTLGMLPGAGTRFQREKGIEDSPELFLADIMKKAKGETDEALARAVAEASGPAVEWLVDAHGVSFELLDDILYPGHSRHRYHVPKSRTGTEMEEGLLAAARKAGAVLITSATVETLYADSDRRVTAVGYRDAEGAEQIIGCRALVLATGGYGADPAVVARHIPEMAEAVYCGHDGSQGEALDWGEALDAATADLGGYQGHCVANGPKLPLTWALVIRGGFQVNRDGERFSNEMSGYSEQASAVLAQPEGTAWTIYDRRCEEPALTFQDYHRVLERNAVVTAETVDELADAIGVPRAALKARFAEVAAYASGEAPDPFGRDFTGNPPLKAPYLAAKVRGALFHTQGGLAVDTEARVLGRDGARLPNLFAAGGAARGLSGPSSWGYLGGNGLLTAVVLGRFAGAGAARLSS